Proteins from a genomic interval of Pecten maximus chromosome 13, xPecMax1.1, whole genome shotgun sequence:
- the LOC117340462 gene encoding uncharacterized protein LOC117340462: MSTLEELILYGKELGLQGQELRKFVSEEQAKARHEREEDRRVRLQELEEKEKERLFQKEMLMEKAKLERESEARAIEEHKRQMELQASQSKPTVRDGTAFRGPKLPAFEEGKDNMDAYLQRFERYATAQKWDSASWGANLSALLKGKALDVFSRLPVEQALKYEELKKALLRRFEKTEEGFRKAFHAARPESGETFSQFSLRLENYFERWVEMTGTQKTYEGVMDLVIRDRFIYCCGRDLALFLKERIPKSLEETAKLADQFADARGSRSNLMTTRTTKHADSKPQQNNSPHTGDNSRGKSLLPSKERKCYSCGKPGHLSYECRGKKSSNVAAVVGEICSEDVGRRKHLSTRGRGRRSTRSRSKRRCSEGTRVQASSPSVDRSPPTLSESCNIKMAGDRGMPIASGYVGDHFVTVLRDSGCSGVVVRKDLVDPSRISNRQQVCSLADGSRIQVPVAELEIDTPYFRGTTDAWVLETPLYDLIIGNVQGARPPNHPDNDWQSENGRIQAVETRSQKKRNQNGYRALQVKEVTDIGTMDEIKKEQKVDPTLSRFMDMAKLDDQHERQDGGVSVIFYHKGLLYRKFRSSKVANGKEFRQLVVPRKFRQAVLDLAHASIMAGHQGVKRTTARVLSEFFWPGVQADVTRYCRSCDICQRTISKGRVPVAPLGNMPLIDTPFQRVAVDLIGPIQPATDRGNRYILTVVDYATRYPEAVTLRGIETEQVAEALVDIFSRVGVPAEMLSDQGAQFTSGVMREVARLLSMKQLTTTPYHPMCNGLVERFNGTLKQMLRRMSAERPKDWDKFINALLFAYREVPQESLGFSPFELLYGRSVRRPMMVLKELWTKNVPDEEVKSTYQYVMDLRERLEETCQLAKEHLKMAKGKQKKYFNRKSKVRQLKAGDKVLVLLPTKANKLLMQWRGPFQVVERVGPSDYRVNRDGKIKTLHVNLLKKYVEPEVKRSDPEVSEILGCIATAVLHEDEDDYEGNPELETLPSKTGKEGVDDVVLAEELTSSQLEDVNELLHSYKDVLTDMPGHTNTTFIRQHQNLFV; this comes from the coding sequence ATGTCGACACTCGAGGAATTGATTTTGTATGGTAAGGAGCTTGGTTTACAGGGTCAGGAATTACGCAAGTTCGTATCTGAGGAACAAGCCAAGGCCAGGCATGAAAGAGAAGAAGATAGAAGGGTTAGGCTACAAGAGCTTGAGGAGAAAGAGAAGGAGCGTCTTTTCCAGAAGGAGATGCTGATGGAAAAAGCAAAGCTAGAGAGGGAGAGCGAAGCGAGGGCAATTGAAGAACATAAGAGGCAGATGGAATTGCAAGCTTCCCAGTCAAAACCAACGGTGCGAGATGGAACAGCATTTCGGGGTCCTAAGCTGCCCGCATTCGAAGAGGGTAAAGACAACATGGATGCCTATTTGCAGCGTTTCGAGAGATATGCGACCGCTCAGAAGTGGGACTCGGCTAGTTGGGGAGCAAATCTTAGTGCTCTACTGAAGGGGAAGGCACTCGATGTTTTTTCTCGACTTCCAGTGGAACAGGCACTTAAGTATGAGGAGCTTAAGAAGGCTTTGCTCAGGCGCTTTGAGAAGACAGAGGAAGGTTTTAGGAAGGCATTTCATGCTGCAAGACCAGAAAGCGGTGAGACCTTTTCTCAGTTCTCTTTGAGACTGGAGAATTACTTTGAGAGATGGGTAGAGATGACAGGGACTCAAAAGACCTATGAAGGCGTAATGGATCTAGTTATCAGAGATCGATTCATTTATTGTTGTGGGAGAGATCTGGCGTTATTCTTGAAGGAAAGAATTCCGAAGTCGTTGGAAGAGACGGCCAAGCTTGCGGACCAGTTTGCTGATGCCAGGGGTAGTAGGAGTAACCTAATGACTACAAGGACGACCAAGCATGCTGATAGCAAACCACAACAGAACAACAGTCCACACACAGGAGACAACTCTCGTGGGAAGTCGTTACTGCCATCAAAGGAGAGGAAGTGTTATTCTTGTGGGAAACCAGGTCATTTGTCGTACGAGTGTCGGGGTAAAAAGTCATCTAACGTTGCTGCTGTAGTAGGGGAGATTTGCTCGGAGGACGTTGGTAGACGCAAACACTTGTCAACAAGAGGACGAGGGAGAAGATCTACTAGAAGTAGAAGTAAAAGAAGATGCAGTGAAGGTACTCGGGTACAGGCATCATCTCCTTCAGTTGATAGAAGTCCTCCCACTCTCAGTGAGTCATGCAACATAAAGATGGCTGGAGACAGAGGCATGCCGATAGCAAGTGGATATGTTGGCGACCATTTTGTTACGGTGTTAAGGGATAGCGGTTGTAGCGGTGTTGTCGTGAGGAAGGATTTGGTGGACCCTTCTAGGATTTCTAACCGGCAGCAGGTGTGTTCGCTTGCAGATGGATCCAGGATACAGGTGCCTGTGGCTGAGTTAGAAATTGACACACCCTATTTTAGAGGAACAACTGATGCCTGGGTATTGGAGACACCCCTGTACGACctgataattggtaatgtaCAGGGTGCGAGACCCCCCAACCATCCTGACAACGATTGGCAAAGCGAGAATGGAAGAATACAGGCTGTAGAGACGAGATCTCAGAAGAAAAGGAATCAGAATGGATATCGTGCACTACAGGTGAAGGAAGTTACTGACATTGGGACCATGGACGAGATTAAGAAGGAACAGAAGGTGGACCCTACTTTGTCAAGATTTATGGATATGGCTAAGTTAGACGACCAGCATGAACGACAAGATGGCGGAGTTTCGGTAATATTCTATCATAAGGGTTTGCTTTACCGGAAATTTCGGAGTTCAAAGGTAGCCAATGGTAAGGAGTTTCGGCAGTTAGTAGTTCCCAGGAAATTTCGACAGGCAGTGTTGGACCTTGCACATGCATCCATCATGGCGGGACATCAAGGAGTCAAGAGGACAACAGCACGTGTTCTCTCGGAATTCTTCTGGCCCGGCGTCCAAGCAGATGTGACAAGGTATTGCAGGTCATGCGATATATGCCAGCGAACTATTTCTAAGGGAAGAGTTCCTGTAGCGCCACTGGGGAACATGCCGCTGATTGATACGCCATTCCAGAGGGTTGCAGTGGATTTGATTGGACCAATTCAACCAGCAACAGATAGGGGAAACAGATATATTCTGACGGTAGTAGACTACGCGACAAGATATCCAGAGGCTGTAACGCTACGTGGCATAGAGACGGAGCAAGTAGCAGAAGCGTTGGTTGACATATTTAGTAGGGTTGGAGTTCCAGCTGAGATGCTCTCGGACCAAGGGGCGCAGTTCACTTCTGGTGTCATGCGTGAAGTTGCCCGGCTGCTGTCAATGAAGCAATTGACAACGACCCCTTACCATCCCATGTGCAATGGGTTGGTTGAGAGATTCAATGGTACGCTTAAGCAGATGCTTAGGAGGATGAGTGCGGAACGACCAAAGGACTGGGACAAGTTCATCAATGCATTGTTATTTGCCTACCGAGAAGTTCCACAGGAGAGCTTGGGGTTTTCCCCTTTCGAACTATTGTACGGAAGATCAGTACGTAGACCAATGATGGTTTTGAAGGAATTGTGGACCAAGAATGTGCCAGATGAAGAAGTCAAATCTACATATCAGTATGTGATGGATTTGAGGGAAAGACTGGAGGAAACGTGTCAGTTGGCAAAGGAACATTTAAAGATGGCCAAAGGGAAGCAGAAGAAGTACTTCAACAGGAAATCGAAGGTTAGACAACTGAAAGCAGGAGACAAGGTATTGGTGTTGTTGCCAACCAAAGCCAATAAGTTGCTAATGCAGTGGCGTGGACCATTTCAAGTAGTTGAGAGAGTTGGACCGTCGGACTATCGAGTAAATCGCGATGGTAAGATTAAGACACTCCATGTGAATCTTCTGAAGAAGTATGTAGAACCAGAAGTCAAAAGGTCGGATCCAGAGGTTAGCGAAATCCTTGGGTGTATAGCCACAGCGGTTCTTCATGAGGACGAAGACGATTATGAAGGAAACCCGGAGTTAGAGACACTTCCGTCTAAGACTGGTAAAGAGGGAGTGGATGATGTCGTCCTAGCTGAGGAATTGACGTCATCACAGCTGGAGGATGTCAACGAGCTACTACACTCTTACAAAGATGTACTCACGGACATGCCTGGCCACACCAACACGACATTCATACGACAACATCAGAACCTGTTCGTGTGA
- the LOC117341406 gene encoding uncharacterized protein LOC117341406 isoform X2, translating into MSSQWMLRESSWVMHSCSGDSAALYYQFNIRIHNVFDTQVANLLLEESRGRELANLIKLEDLCQKYSSVAKVADQKDSVKDKWVREIGDLWAKRPLSEDMMQYAAGDVKAIVPEVYNTMKKRIEDSGLLDQLHKRVEEEILFTVDERMREQRKARVNEAIGRVLRTIDKTYKPDINWKDIDDPDVEMAIQRVHVNDVEALSPLINRLKRQSIQQDLDELEESFVSEDGVFNILNGRFDRSLKTGFSCKEPLIRDRTKTLQDRVVKITLDHIPRKYDVTTPVTYISRHEKDVLYWMRPPPSGEHDSRYNKVVLALYWKLMEADLDDTTQKFERETISYCMHEGHYRKIKFYMNQRTPVPLSIKMKALNFIKKLDKTFGRGVVPAKR; encoded by the exons ATGTCATCGCAGTGGATGCTGAGGGAGTCCAGTTGG GTGATGCATTCTTGCTCTGGCGACAGCGCTGCCCTCTACTATCAGTTTAATATTCGTATCCATAACGTTTTCGACACACAG GTAGCAAACCTTTTGCTAGAGGAGAGCAGGGGAAGAGAACTCGCTAACTTAATCAAGCTTGAGGATCTGTGTCAGAAGTATTCGTCGGTCGCCAAGGTCGCAGATCAGAAGGATTCAGTCAAG GATAAGTGGGTAAGAGAAATTGGCGATTTGTGGGCTAAACGTCCTCTTTCTGAAGATATGATGCAATATGCCGCCGGTGACGTCAAAGCTATTGTGCCAGAGGTTTACAACACAATGAAAAA GCGCATAGAAGACTCTGGGTTATTGGATCAGTTGCACAAACGCGTAGAAGAGGAAATTCTGTTCACCGTCGATGAGAGGATGAGGGAACAGAGAAAGGCGAGGGTTAATGAAGCAATAGGTCGTGTTCTGAGAACAATTGACAAAACATATAAACCGGACATCAATTGGAAAGACATAGACGATCCGGATGTGGAAATGGCTATTCAGAGAGTTCATGTTAATGATGTGGAGGCATTATCACCTCTTATCAATCGACTAAAGCGCCAGAGTATTCAGCAGGACCTGGATGAGTTGGAGGAAAGCTTCGTGTCAGAGGATGGCGTCTTTAACATATTGAACGGACGCTTTGACAGATCACTAAAAACCGGATTTAGCTGTAAAGAACCTTTAATACGAGACAGGACAAAAACTTTACAAGATCGTGTCGTCAAAATAACATTGGATCACATCCCGAGGAAGTATGACGTCACCACTCCAGTGACGTATATCTCCCGTCACGAGAAGGACGTCCTATATTGGATGCGACCACCTCCATCAGGGGAACATGATTCCCGTTACAACAAGGTTGTACTTG CATTATATTGGAAGCTGATGGAGGCAGACCTTGACGATACTACGCAAAAGTTTGAGCGGGAAACAATTTCATATTGTATGCATGAAGGACACTACAGAAAGATAAAGTTTTACATGAACCAGCGAACTCCGGTACCTCTGTCTATCAAAATGAAAGCactaaatttcattaaaaaactTGACAAGACTTTTGGAAGAGGTGTTGTGCCTGCCAAACGATGA
- the LOC117341406 gene encoding uncharacterized protein LOC117341406 isoform X1: MSQPKDVEVVTDVSRCRDIVKELEKSDVIAVDAEGVQLGKDGPLTLLQVGTVNHIVYLFDIHTNRNLFTQGKLQDVLTSPRITKVMHSCSGDSAALYYQFNIRIHNVFDTQVANLLLEESRGRELANLIKLEDLCQKYSSVAKVADQKDSVKDKWVREIGDLWAKRPLSEDMMQYAAGDVKAIVPEVYNTMKKRIEDSGLLDQLHKRVEEEILFTVDERMREQRKARVNEAIGRVLRTIDKTYKPDINWKDIDDPDVEMAIQRVHVNDVEALSPLINRLKRQSIQQDLDELEESFVSEDGVFNILNGRFDRSLKTGFSCKEPLIRDRTKTLQDRVVKITLDHIPRKYDVTTPVTYISRHEKDVLYWMRPPPSGEHDSRYNKVVLALYWKLMEADLDDTTQKFERETISYCMHEGHYRKIKFYMNQRTPVPLSIKMKALNFIKKLDKTFGRGVVPAKR; this comes from the exons ATGTCCCAACCTAAAGATGTCGAGGTCGTCACTGACGTGAGCAGGTGTCGTGACATCGTGAAGGAGCTCGAGAAATCTGATGTCATCGCAGTGGATGCTGAGGGAGTCCAGTTGGGTAAGGATGGTCCTCTGACCCTGCTCCAGGTGGGAACGGTCAATCATATAGTCTACCTGTTTGACATCCATACAAATAGGAATCTCTTCACGCAAGGGAAACTACAGGATGTACTGACCTCACCAAGGATTACGAAG GTGATGCATTCTTGCTCTGGCGACAGCGCTGCCCTCTACTATCAGTTTAATATTCGTATCCATAACGTTTTCGACACACAG GTAGCAAACCTTTTGCTAGAGGAGAGCAGGGGAAGAGAACTCGCTAACTTAATCAAGCTTGAGGATCTGTGTCAGAAGTATTCGTCGGTCGCCAAGGTCGCAGATCAGAAGGATTCAGTCAAG GATAAGTGGGTAAGAGAAATTGGCGATTTGTGGGCTAAACGTCCTCTTTCTGAAGATATGATGCAATATGCCGCCGGTGACGTCAAAGCTATTGTGCCAGAGGTTTACAACACAATGAAAAA GCGCATAGAAGACTCTGGGTTATTGGATCAGTTGCACAAACGCGTAGAAGAGGAAATTCTGTTCACCGTCGATGAGAGGATGAGGGAACAGAGAAAGGCGAGGGTTAATGAAGCAATAGGTCGTGTTCTGAGAACAATTGACAAAACATATAAACCGGACATCAATTGGAAAGACATAGACGATCCGGATGTGGAAATGGCTATTCAGAGAGTTCATGTTAATGATGTGGAGGCATTATCACCTCTTATCAATCGACTAAAGCGCCAGAGTATTCAGCAGGACCTGGATGAGTTGGAGGAAAGCTTCGTGTCAGAGGATGGCGTCTTTAACATATTGAACGGACGCTTTGACAGATCACTAAAAACCGGATTTAGCTGTAAAGAACCTTTAATACGAGACAGGACAAAAACTTTACAAGATCGTGTCGTCAAAATAACATTGGATCACATCCCGAGGAAGTATGACGTCACCACTCCAGTGACGTATATCTCCCGTCACGAGAAGGACGTCCTATATTGGATGCGACCACCTCCATCAGGGGAACATGATTCCCGTTACAACAAGGTTGTACTTG CATTATATTGGAAGCTGATGGAGGCAGACCTTGACGATACTACGCAAAAGTTTGAGCGGGAAACAATTTCATATTGTATGCATGAAGGACACTACAGAAAGATAAAGTTTTACATGAACCAGCGAACTCCGGTACCTCTGTCTATCAAAATGAAAGCactaaatttcattaaaaaactTGACAAGACTTTTGGAAGAGGTGTTGTGCCTGCCAAACGATGA